The Solanum dulcamara chromosome 6, daSolDulc1.2, whole genome shotgun sequence genome contains the following window.
ACATAATATATCCGAATTCcatcaaatttaagaaaattttgtaatttaaaaataagtagaaatAGAATGTAATTGGCTCTTATCACTATGAAATTTGTGTAGTCcctactttatttattaaaagactCACCCAATTAATTCAATAcatatgggggggggggggggcaaacCTTTTCAAATAAGAAATAAGGCCCATTATTAATGTTTGGGTTTAGGCCCCACAATTTGTTGAGCCACTGCTAATCTGACTTGGAGCTTTTTATATGCATTTtacttaatttttgaaaaaaatgataacaAAAAGAACCAGGACACCTTGCTTGCACAAAAACACTAAAGATGAGCTTTGGACCAGTGCACCAAATCAGCTTATGTGTTTCAGGGTGAACAATTAAATATGCAATCCTTATTcagatatatatgtgtatatacatAAGTTTTTCCGAAGTTAACCGGTACACGTGCACCACTACCCTCCCATGTGGGTTCACCTGTGTACATAGAGTAGTAAGCTTATACAAGAATAGTTGCTCAAAAGAGTCTCATAGCCTCAATTATGAGGGTGGTTACATATGAATCATGAATGGTTATAGCTTTAAAATAAACAAGTACACCAGTGGCAACTAGAGCAACTTATTGCTTAAGTCTTAAATGTGTCCGGACATCACTTACCTCATCAAACATGTCATATTACGCAGCTATATGCCTCCTACCTGCAGTATTTAAAAACCTATGCCAATGAGAACTTCATGATGAATATTTTTGGGTACAGGTTGTCAAGTAATAAAGGTTACAGGTTCCAGTCAGTAAACAGCTTAGGGCAAGAATCGGACTGTGTAAATGAATGTTAAGAGGTAACACACTGGAGCAAACAACGGTTAGCACTCCTCAAGTTTAACCTATCATTAATTTATCGGCCTCTTAGAGAAGCAAATCGGGCAGTCAAATCATCATAATCTGGTAGTTTGGGATGCACATGACATGCCTGGTTGTCCGGCTGAAATGAATTGGCACGAGCAAATACGTGTGTTGCCTTTGATGGAGCAGCCTGCTCATGTGGGAAGGAAATAGATCTTTTGGGGAAAAGAACCATATCTGATTCCTTTTTATCCTGATCTCTGTTGGTTTGATTATTTGAGAACTCACCAGTATCAGGAGTTGTCAGAGCATGTGCCTTTTTTCTCAGGTTTTTCAGATCACACTTTGATGGTCTTTTACTGTAATGCAGCAATAGTTTATCTATCATTCTTTCCTCTTCATCTTTTCTATGGCGTTCATCCTCAAACAAAATCTGCAAGCCTTTTCTTGAATGTTCCCTTCGCCGGCTACTTGAACTTCTCTTGACTGCTCTGGCATCTTCAGACTTGTCCACTTCGCCATGATTTGTCGCTGATTTATGGTGCTTTCTCCTAACAGATCTTGGTTTGGGCAAGATCACATCCTTGTGAGAGAATTCTTTATCATGACCATGACTATTTGTTCTAGTGGGTTTAATATTTCGAGCCACATGATCAGGAAGGTCTGATTCTTTATTGATCTTAATTGTTTCAACTCTATTGCATGGAGACAAACTTCTGAAATGGCCATCAAATTCAGAAGCAGACTGCTTAGAACCTTTGAGGGCTCTTTCTTTGCTATCATTTGGCTTTACATAAGGAGGAGGGATGGCTTTCTGTTTGGACTTAGTGTATGGTGGAGGGAGAGAAAAGTTGGGATAGGATATCATTAACCTATTTCCAACTTCCTGCTGAACCATTCTTGTTGAGTTAACAGTATTCTTTTCAATGGCTGTATCCCTAGCAGAAGAGACATATTCATTTCTGAAAGGGAGTCCCCTACTAGGAGCAGTCTCTGATCTTGCACAAGATAGAGGGTCCTGTGCTCTTCCTGTGAGAATTTGACCATGATTTTCATTGTGTCTAGTGAATTTATTATCAAAACCTTCTAGCCTCTGCCCATGTGATGAGCTGCCTGATTTTGCTATCCTTATTGAATTATCATCTTTCTCCAGGACTGCTTTGTTTCTTATCCTTGTCTGTTCCTCCTCCTTTTCAAACAAGATATCATGTTTTCGCGCCATTGAATAGCTTGCTTCCTGCTTTGTAAGATGTTTATTTCTATCCTTACTTGATTCTTTCCCTTCAGAGGAATGAAGATCCAGCTGCTCTTTCTTCAAGACAATACTCTCTCTGCCATTCTGTATATTATGTTGATCATTCAATCCCTTGTGCCTTTCACCAAGTGCAATATCAAGTTTATCAGCTTTTGAACCACCATCCTTACCATTTGGTAGAATGTGGTTGCCAGCAGAAGCATGTGAAGGTCCACTCCTGTTTGGTTGAGCCTACAATAATTAAACGATAGACAATGGTCAAACTTCACTTGTATCTATAGTTGGGGAAACGTTGTGTTTCTTTTCCCCAAACTTTTCCCCAGACAATTGCTGTTGAAAGAAGTGGcaaatttatgatatttagCAGAGATGAAGGATGACCATTCATTTGGAGGCAAACACTAACGACATTTACACCTTTTAGCAGCCAAAGATAATTTCAGTTTTAAACTAAAATTATGTACCCGTGCAAATGCCATCCTCTTTTGAAATCCCATGGAATCCCACCTTATGGAAAATTCTACCGCTATATCTTGCAGCTGCTGAATTCTCTTCTCCACTGCAGGGGGCCTTGAAGATAATTTCTCGACAAACTAATAGCACTGAAGGAAGTCAGATATAAAAGAGAGATGCAAAAAAAGATGTGCAGACATAGTATAATAAGCAAATCACCTTCTGGTTAACAAAACATTCTAAGGAGTTCCCATATCTCTCCTGAAATAAATCCCTTAGCTCTCGTATTTCTGGCAAATCAGAGAATCTTGCTGCAGCAAACATCAATGATGCCACAGCTTCTCTGCAGTTCTCAGGACAGTCCCTGGATATAGACAGTATGTGTAAATTAGTATTCAAGTTCTTACCATCATAGTTGGGAAACATAGCTTTCGTTAAGTGTCCTACATCAGTCGAGGGAAAGGATTATTGTCTTGTTACATGATCTTGGGCATTCTCACCTCATGAGCTAACTTTTGCAGTTGATAATGATAGCATCCTAAGAAGCTCAACTCTATTCAAGCACAAGGATGAAATTTTGAAATCTCCAAGAAGGCCATTAACAAGCTCTCAAGCTAAAGAGTTGCAAAACAAGGTCACTGGAGTGTAAATACAGAAGCTAAAGGATATGAATTGCCTAGgtgttaaaattattttatggaCCAAAATTCAAGTCTAAGAATAGGTGGATTGGCATCCAAGAATCAGCAACAACATActagtgtaatctcacaagtggTGTGTATGCAACCTTACCCCAACTTTGTGAAAGTAGAGATGTTGTTTCCGATAGGCTCTCAACTCAAGTAAAGCATACAAAAAACAA
Protein-coding sequences here:
- the LOC129891107 gene encoding uncharacterized protein LOC129891107 isoform X2, giving the protein MLDGILTRGFSSKCKSLVKATRTRIEVVRRRAESKQRFLKEDLAKLLHNGLDINAYGRTEEFLLGQNLLSCYDFVEQSCEYIVKQLSYMQKLRDCPENCREAVASLMFAAARFSDLPEIRELRDLFQERYGNSLECFVNQKFVEKLSSRPPAVEKRIQQLQDIAVEFSIRWDSMGFQKRMAFARAQPNRSGPSHASAGNHILPNGKDGGSKADKLDIALGERHKGLNDQHNIQNGRESIVLKKEQLDLHSSEGKESSKDRNKHLTKQEASYSMARKHDILFEKEEEQTRIRNKAVLEKDDNSIRIAKSGSSSHGQRLEGFDNKFTRHNENHGQILTGRAQDPLSCARSETAPSRGLPFRNEYVSSARDTAIEKNTVNSTRMVQQEVGNRLMISYPNFSLPPPYTKSKQKAIPPPYVKPNDSKERALKGSKQSASEFDGHFRSLSPCNRVETIKINKESDLPDHVARNIKPTRTNSHGHDKEFSHKDVILPKPRSVRRKHHKSATNHGEVDKSEDARAVKRSSSSRRREHSRKGLQILFEDERHRKDEEERMIDKLLLHYSKRPSKCDLKNLRKKAHALTTPDTGEFSNNQTNRDQDKKESDMVLFPKRSISFPHEQAAPSKATHVFARANSFQPDNQVGGI
- the LOC129891107 gene encoding uncharacterized protein LOC129891107 isoform X1: MLDGILTRGFSSKCKSLVKATRTRIEVVRRRAESKQRFLKEDLAKLLHNGLDINAYGRTEEFLLGQNLLSCYDFVEQSCEYIVKQLSYMQKLRDCPENCREAVASLMFAAARFSDLPEIRELRDLFQERYGNSLECFVNQKFVEKLSSRPPAVEKRIQQLQDIAVEFSIRWDSMGFQKRMAFARAQPNRSGPSHASAGNHILPNGKDGGSKADKLDIALGERHKGLNDQHNIQNGRESIVLKKEQLDLHSSEGKESSKDRNKHLTKQEASYSMARKHDILFEKEEEQTRIRNKAVLEKDDNSIRIAKSGSSSHGQRLEGFDNKFTRHNENHGQILTGRAQDPLSCARSETAPSRGLPFRNEYVSSARDTAIEKNTVNSTRMVQQEVGNRLMISYPNFSLPPPYTKSKQKAIPPPYVKPNDSKERALKGSKQSASEFDGHFRSLSPCNRVETIKINKESDLPDHVARNIKPTRTNSHGHDKEFSHKDVILPKPRSVRRKHHKSATNHGEVDKSEDARAVKRSSSSRRREHSRKGLQILFEDERHRKDEEERMIDKLLLHYSKRPSKCDLKNLRKKAHALTTPDTGEFSNNQTNRDQDKKESDMVLFPKRSISFPHEQAAPSKATHVFARANSFQPDNQACHVHPKLPDYDDLTARFASLRGR